A window of Halomonas sp. H10-9-1 contains these coding sequences:
- a CDS encoding DNA topoisomerase III — protein sequence MRLIIAEKPSLARAIADALPGSPRKLEGAIAAGDTTVTWCLGHLLEQAPPDAYDPALKQWRLDTLPILPERWKLTPRPKARGQLATIRRLLKTADEVVHAGDPDREGQLLVQEVIEYLGWKGRVSRLLVSDLNRPAVQRALSRLEDNARYQPLYRAAESRSRADWLYGINLTRAWTLTGRQAGHDGVLSVGRVQTPVLGLVVRRDAEIRDFTPRPFFVLWADLAVARGALRAWWVPGDRHGLDDQGRLLAREPAATLAERLPGAAGRLAALETQQKRQAAPLPYSLSALQVDAARRYGISAKVVLDTCQALYERHQLITYPRSDCRYLPEEHFAAARSTLASACREDATLRQWLAGADFTRRSKAWNDAKVGAHHALAPTGRPADSTRLTTTEANVFRLIARNVLAQFYPALSTREVKAEFNILEETFRARGQEILAPGWKPLFTTRDEALPLPPLSEGEGCRVQEAGVEDRETRPPEPFNDASLIKAMMNIGRYVDDPAVRRTLREHDGLGTEATRAGILETLVERGYLVRQGKALRATRLGSALIASLPEAVGRPERTALWEQRLTAIAEEDAAPAPFLDSLVADLHALLGTADADRLRQALQSAEGEEASPPQRASRRRSNGRTPARGSKRRAPRRRQEGSR from the coding sequence ATGCGCCTGATCATCGCCGAGAAGCCCAGCCTGGCCCGGGCCATCGCCGACGCCCTGCCCGGCTCTCCCCGCAAACTGGAGGGGGCGATCGCCGCGGGCGATACCACCGTGACCTGGTGTCTGGGCCACCTGCTGGAGCAGGCGCCCCCCGATGCCTATGACCCCGCCCTCAAGCAGTGGCGCCTGGATACCCTGCCGATCCTGCCCGAGCGCTGGAAGCTCACGCCGCGCCCCAAGGCCCGCGGCCAGTTGGCGACGATTCGCCGGCTGCTCAAGACGGCCGACGAGGTGGTGCACGCCGGCGACCCCGACCGCGAGGGCCAACTGCTGGTCCAGGAGGTGATCGAGTACCTCGGCTGGAAGGGCAGGGTGTCCCGGCTGCTGGTCAGCGACCTCAACCGCCCGGCGGTGCAGCGGGCGCTCTCGCGCCTGGAGGACAACGCCCGCTACCAGCCGCTCTACCGGGCCGCCGAATCGCGCTCGCGCGCCGACTGGCTCTATGGCATCAACCTGACCCGGGCCTGGACGCTGACCGGTCGCCAGGCCGGCCATGACGGCGTGCTCTCGGTAGGCCGCGTGCAGACGCCGGTGCTCGGCCTGGTGGTGCGCCGCGACGCCGAGATCCGCGACTTCACGCCCCGGCCCTTCTTCGTGCTGTGGGCCGATCTCGCGGTGGCGCGCGGTGCGCTGCGCGCCTGGTGGGTCCCCGGCGACCGCCATGGGCTGGACGACCAGGGACGCCTGCTGGCCCGGGAACCCGCCGCGACCCTGGCCGAGCGCCTGCCGGGGGCCGCCGGCCGGCTGGCGGCCCTGGAGACCCAGCAGAAGCGCCAGGCCGCCCCGCTGCCCTACTCGCTGTCGGCGCTGCAGGTCGACGCCGCCAGGCGCTACGGGATCTCCGCCAAGGTCGTCCTCGACACCTGCCAGGCGCTCTACGAACGCCACCAGCTGATCACCTACCCACGCTCCGACTGCCGCTATCTCCCCGAGGAGCACTTCGCCGCCGCACGCAGCACCCTGGCAAGCGCCTGCCGGGAGGACGCGACCCTGCGCCAGTGGCTAGCCGGCGCCGACTTCACCCGCCGCTCGAAGGCCTGGAACGACGCCAAGGTAGGGGCTCACCACGCCCTGGCGCCGACCGGGCGCCCCGCCGATAGCACGCGCCTCACGACCACCGAGGCCAATGTCTTCCGGCTGATCGCCCGCAATGTGCTGGCCCAGTTCTACCCCGCGCTCTCCACCCGCGAGGTGAAGGCCGAGTTCAACATACTCGAGGAGACCTTCCGTGCGCGCGGCCAGGAGATCCTCGCCCCCGGCTGGAAGCCGCTGTTCACCACCCGCGACGAGGCACTACCGCTGCCGCCCCTCAGCGAGGGCGAAGGCTGTCGCGTCCAGGAGGCCGGCGTGGAGGATCGCGAGACCCGCCCGCCCGAGCCCTTCAACGACGCCAGCCTGATCAAGGCGATGATGAACATCGGCCGCTACGTGGACGACCCCGCGGTCAGGCGCACCCTGCGCGAGCATGACGGACTGGGCACCGAGGCGACGCGAGCCGGCATCCTCGAGACCCTGGTGGAGCGCGGCTACCTGGTGCGCCAGGGCAAGGCGCTACGCGCCACCCGCCTGGGCAGCGCGCTGATCGCCTCGCTGCCCGAGGCGGTGGGCCGCCCCGAGCGCACCGCGCTATGGGAGCAGCGCCTCACCGCCATCGCCGAGGAGGACGCCGCCCCCGCCCCCTTCCTCGACTCACTGGTGGCCGACCTGCATGCGCTACTCGGCACCGCCGATGCCGACCGGCTGCGCCAGGCACTGCAGAGTGCCGAGGGCGAGGAAGCCTCGCCACCCCAGCGGGCGTCACGCCGCCGCAGCAACGGCCGCACGCCGGCCAGGGGCAGCAAGCGACGCGCGCCACGCCGCCGCCAGGAGGGCAGCCGATGA
- a CDS encoding SEC-C domain-containing protein has translation MLAVWVEQLLGFASGALKAIRQDERYPALMAWARDAGPALVGGDLPLAQALAPELWSQTPLARLDFRCEPLARPGRNEPCWCDSGRKTKHCCGAVTLPGSVPDHLMWMLSLRDWKGDALKAALASGRAPAQALLEAGLIAAETGQRGRAQQILESLFERGDWSRLPEQAEPAFEILIDLYQERGFHRKRERLLDAVLEHGPLFLRGVALERLCLMHLDNDDLDSARAAFVRAQQALPDSPTLAYIEAMLLLHEGHEEEAAERARFWFRRLARQGDLDPDQLQFLADLAENPGATLAEQLLNAEEDLAGPLASLQALLEELPIAPRLAGLGGDQGRLEYRTTAREDTLHAAWRQVFPVSAVTDSPLGLEDDPWPSAAEWLPELCSHPEWLDAPAVAQELALALTTRFGSLPWMAPSLFVPLASRLERWLEQVAAEGPGTLAWEDADNALLLRTGLALVVGMERGARERSRRLAERLLALDNHDSLGLRELVLDQLLRDGRDSDALALSEQPPETEAEGPALGVLMGRCLALYRLGRLEEAGQALVETHASNAHALRLLCSDNPRPVPGGDDGPAEPGSRAEAWQYRTLMRDQWRVTPGALGWLQGWLDG, from the coding sequence ATGCTGGCGGTATGGGTCGAACAGCTGCTGGGGTTTGCCTCGGGAGCACTCAAGGCGATTCGCCAGGACGAGCGCTATCCGGCGCTGATGGCCTGGGCGCGGGACGCGGGGCCCGCGCTGGTGGGCGGTGACCTGCCGCTGGCCCAGGCGCTGGCGCCGGAGCTGTGGTCCCAGACGCCACTGGCGCGCCTGGACTTCCGCTGCGAGCCACTCGCGCGCCCGGGGCGCAACGAGCCCTGCTGGTGCGACTCCGGTCGCAAGACCAAGCACTGCTGTGGCGCCGTGACGCTGCCCGGTTCGGTGCCCGATCATCTGATGTGGATGCTCTCGCTGCGCGACTGGAAGGGCGACGCCCTCAAGGCGGCGCTGGCCAGCGGCCGGGCCCCGGCCCAGGCGCTGCTCGAGGCGGGCCTGATCGCCGCCGAGACCGGCCAGCGCGGGCGTGCCCAGCAGATCCTCGAATCGCTGTTCGAGCGCGGCGACTGGTCGCGGCTACCGGAACAGGCCGAGCCCGCCTTCGAGATCCTCATCGACCTCTACCAGGAGCGCGGCTTCCATCGCAAGCGCGAGAGGCTCCTCGATGCCGTGCTCGAGCACGGCCCGCTGTTCCTGCGCGGTGTGGCCCTCGAGCGGCTGTGCCTGATGCACCTCGACAACGACGACCTGGACAGCGCCCGTGCCGCCTTCGTGCGTGCCCAGCAGGCGCTACCTGACTCACCCACCCTGGCCTATATCGAGGCCATGCTGCTGCTTCACGAGGGGCATGAGGAGGAAGCCGCCGAGCGGGCGCGCTTCTGGTTCCGGCGCCTGGCGCGCCAGGGCGACCTGGACCCCGACCAGCTGCAGTTCCTTGCCGACCTGGCCGAGAATCCTGGCGCCACCCTGGCCGAGCAGCTGCTCAATGCCGAGGAGGACCTGGCCGGGCCGCTGGCCTCGCTGCAGGCGCTGCTCGAGGAGCTGCCCATCGCCCCGCGCCTGGCCGGTCTCGGCGGCGATCAGGGCCGCCTCGAGTATCGCACCACCGCCCGCGAGGACACCCTGCACGCTGCCTGGCGCCAGGTCTTCCCCGTCTCCGCCGTCACCGACTCGCCGCTGGGGCTCGAGGATGACCCCTGGCCGAGCGCCGCGGAGTGGCTTCCCGAGCTGTGCAGCCATCCCGAGTGGCTGGATGCCCCGGCGGTGGCGCAGGAGCTGGCGCTGGCGCTGACCACCCGCTTCGGCAGCCTGCCGTGGATGGCACCTAGCCTGTTCGTGCCGCTGGCCAGTCGGCTGGAGCGCTGGCTCGAACAGGTGGCGGCAGAAGGTCCGGGTACCCTGGCCTGGGAGGACGCCGACAATGCCCTGCTGCTGCGCACGGGACTGGCGCTGGTGGTGGGCATGGAGCGGGGCGCCCGCGAGCGCTCCCGCCGGCTGGCCGAACGCCTGCTGGCGCTGGATAACCATGACAGCCTGGGACTGCGGGAGCTGGTGCTCGACCAGCTGCTGCGGGATGGCCGCGACAGCGATGCCCTGGCGCTCAGTGAGCAGCCGCCGGAGACCGAAGCAGAAGGGCCGGCGCTGGGCGTGCTGATGGGGCGCTGCCTGGCCCTCTATCGCCTCGGCCGGCTCGAGGAGGCCGGCCAGGCACTGGTCGAGACCCATGCCAGCAATGCCCATGCGCTGCGCCTGCTGTGCAGTGACAACCCGCGGCCGGTGCCGGGAGGCGATGATGGCCCCGCGGAACCCGGTAGCCGCGCCGAAGCCTGGCAGTATCGCACCCTGATGCGCGACCAGTGGCGAGTCACCCCGGGGGCGCTCGGCTGGCTGCAGGGGTGGCTCGACGGCTGA
- a CDS encoding MFS transporter, translated as MPTPTVQRSWQASLAIYLRAPVITMLFLGFSAGLPFLLVFSTLSAWLRSDGVEVAAIGFFAWIGMLYSIKFFWAPVVDRLPLPLLTRRLGQRRGWMLLAQAMIVAGLVGLAGVDPLGQLPLVAAFALLVAFGSATQDIAIDAFRIESAPEDIQAAMASTYIIGYRGGLLAAGAGALYVASWLSWEAAYLTMAALVGIGVITVLVRPEPERLSLTSQLIHEPRVRAFLRASRGQPRLLRRLGAWATGAIVCPFTDFFTRYRRKALWLLLFVAVFRISDLAMASMANPLYIDLGFTLTEIANVTNAFGIAMSIAGGMLGGLLVARYGIGPILVLGATAAALTNLLFSALALTGQSLPLLVMAIVGDNLANGLASAVFIAFLSSLTSRAYTATQYALFSSLMTLPGKFLSGFGGLVVEVEGYATFFMISACMGIPAVLLAVWISRDRELMPAPVPAKA; from the coding sequence ATGCCGACGCCTACCGTCCAGAGAAGCTGGCAAGCCTCCCTGGCGATCTACCTGCGCGCCCCCGTCATCACCATGCTGTTCCTGGGCTTCTCCGCCGGCCTGCCCTTCCTGCTGGTATTCTCCACGCTCTCGGCCTGGCTGCGCAGCGACGGCGTCGAGGTGGCGGCGATCGGCTTCTTCGCCTGGATCGGCATGCTCTATTCGATCAAGTTCTTCTGGGCCCCGGTGGTGGACCGCCTGCCCTTGCCACTGCTGACGCGCCGCCTCGGCCAGCGCCGCGGCTGGATGCTGCTGGCACAGGCGATGATCGTCGCCGGCCTGGTCGGGCTCGCCGGGGTCGACCCGCTGGGGCAGCTGCCGCTGGTGGCCGCCTTCGCCCTGCTGGTCGCCTTCGGTAGCGCCACCCAGGACATCGCCATCGATGCCTTCCGCATCGAGTCGGCGCCCGAGGACATCCAGGCGGCCATGGCCTCGACCTATATCATCGGCTACCGCGGCGGCCTGCTGGCGGCCGGTGCCGGTGCGCTCTACGTTGCCTCCTGGCTCTCCTGGGAAGCCGCCTACCTGACCATGGCCGCGCTGGTTGGCATCGGCGTCATCACGGTGCTGGTGCGCCCCGAGCCCGAGCGTCTCTCACTGACCAGCCAGTTGATCCATGAGCCACGGGTACGCGCCTTTCTGCGGGCCAGCCGCGGCCAGCCCAGGCTCCTGCGCCGCCTGGGTGCCTGGGCGACCGGGGCCATCGTCTGTCCCTTCACCGACTTCTTCACCCGCTATCGGCGCAAGGCCCTGTGGCTGCTGCTGTTCGTGGCGGTATTCCGCATCAGCGACCTGGCCATGGCCTCCATGGCCAACCCGCTGTATATCGACCTGGGGTTCACGCTGACCGAGATCGCCAACGTCACCAACGCCTTCGGCATTGCCATGAGCATCGCCGGCGGCATGCTGGGCGGGCTACTGGTAGCGCGCTACGGCATCGGGCCCATCCTGGTGCTGGGCGCCACGGCGGCGGCGCTGACCAACCTGCTGTTCAGCGCCCTGGCGCTCACCGGCCAGAGCCTGCCGTTGCTGGTGATGGCCATCGTCGGCGACAACCTGGCCAATGGCCTGGCCAGTGCGGTGTTCATCGCCTTTCTCTCGAGCCTGACATCGCGGGCCTACACCGCGACACAGTACGCGCTGTTCTCGTCGCTGATGACCCTGCCCGGCAAGTTCCTGAGCGGCTTCGGTGGGCTGGTGGTCGAGGTCGAGGGCTACGCCACCTTCTTCATGATCTCCGCCTGCATGGGGATTCCGGCGGTGCTGCTGGCGGTGTGGATCAGCCGTGACCGGGAGCTGATGCCCGCGCCGGTGCCGGCGAAGGCATAG
- the rfaH gene encoding transcription/translation regulatory transformer protein RfaH — protein sequence MNESDAIRDESEAAVPRWYVIQCKGGESFRATENLVNQGFEVFHPVLEVQKKRRGKLTWVAEPLFPYYLFIRLDRLVSNWRPIRSTRGVLKLVSFGETPIAVDDALVETLCEKGSERDQDANLYFHAGEAVQITDGPFKELQAVFESHKGEERAIVLLNLLHRQQRLEMPVANLRRN from the coding sequence ATGAACGAGAGCGATGCGATACGCGATGAGAGCGAAGCAGCGGTACCTCGCTGGTATGTGATCCAGTGCAAGGGCGGCGAATCCTTCCGCGCCACCGAGAACCTGGTCAATCAGGGCTTCGAGGTCTTTCATCCGGTGCTCGAGGTGCAGAAGAAGCGCCGCGGCAAGTTGACCTGGGTGGCCGAGCCGCTGTTTCCCTACTACCTGTTCATCCGCCTCGACCGGCTGGTGAGCAACTGGCGCCCCATCCGCTCCACCCGCGGCGTGCTGAAGCTGGTCAGCTTCGGCGAGACGCCCATCGCCGTGGATGATGCCCTGGTGGAGACGCTGTGCGAGAAGGGCAGCGAGCGCGACCAGGATGCCAACCTCTACTTCCACGCCGGCGAGGCGGTGCAGATCACCGACGGGCCCTTCAAGGAGCTGCAGGCGGTGTTCGAGAGCCACAAGGGCGAGGAGCGCGCCATCGTACTGCTCAACCTGTTGCATCGCCAGCAGCGCCTGGAGATGCCGGTGGCCAATCTGCGCCGCAACTGA
- a CDS encoding peptidylprolyl isomerase, protein MTIVPQRVVTLHYVLREVLSDADGRVLDDSRARQQPLEYLHGHHNIVAGLERALEGQGAGAELTVTLMPADAYGLRDEALVREVGRDAFPVPDLAPGMRFQTPGDDGPEVVTVIEVRDDSVLIDTNHPLAGHTLRYALQVLSVRDATRAELAKGHPLPPDTDHTQVEDRKLP, encoded by the coding sequence ATGACCATTGTCCCTCAGCGCGTCGTCACCCTGCATTATGTCTTGAGGGAGGTCCTCAGCGACGCCGACGGCCGGGTCCTCGATGATTCCCGCGCCCGCCAGCAGCCCCTCGAGTACCTGCATGGCCACCACAATATCGTCGCCGGCCTGGAGCGCGCCCTGGAGGGCCAGGGCGCCGGGGCCGAGCTGACCGTGACCCTGATGCCCGCCGACGCCTATGGCCTGCGCGATGAGGCGCTGGTGCGTGAGGTGGGGCGTGACGCCTTCCCGGTGCCGGACCTCGCCCCCGGCATGCGCTTCCAGACGCCCGGTGATGATGGCCCCGAGGTCGTCACCGTCATCGAGGTGCGCGACGACAGCGTGCTGATCGACACCAACCACCCGCTGGCCGGCCACACCCTGCGCTACGCGCTCCAGGTGCTGTCGGTGCGCGATGCCACCCGCGCCGAGCTGGCCAAGGGTCACCCGCTGCCCCCCGACACCGATCACACCCAGGTCGAGGACAGGAAGCTGCCCTGA
- the ccoM gene encoding cytochrome c oxidase subunit CcoM yields the protein MYLDDAVIFGLVTVAMMIAFMGGWVAFIVRDHRKKR from the coding sequence ATGTATCTGGATGACGCCGTAATCTTCGGGTTAGTCACCGTCGCGATGATGATCGCTTTCATGGGTGGCTGGGTCGCCTTCATCGTGCGGGATCACCGCAAGAAGCGCTGA
- a CDS encoding PqqD family peptide modification chaperone: MTEAWDIALPGLGRLLRVQEAPEVVEALGQALPGWPLAIARARGLAPAIRLRRSRGGYLQRSPQLPRGLELPTPASAVCSLIADLGGERFERATGLLGLHCASVEVGGRLVLFPESHRAGKSTLAVAFAVAGYRLFGDDVLGLTREGCGVALGIAPRLRLPLPETLAPELADYAEVHAGPEDARYRFVLPPGNALARHGEQGPVGALVLLERDDQRRAPEVVRLLPGEGLLQLLAQNFAHHAAPETLMAHLLPLMERVPCLLLRYAEPLAAARHLGAVLEAVEGEVGGNEDGGNAKSKAGHDGIGAVCHAGALARRDAVPVNGPFPATRRWMAAREVRGYPLGHELFLIQPASGVIHRLNPTGEAVWRLLCQEPLTGRELGELLGEHFDEPLASVTEDVCRLLAGLADAGLLTAAE; encoded by the coding sequence ATGACCGAGGCCTGGGATATTGCCCTGCCTGGTCTCGGGCGCCTCCTGCGTGTGCAGGAGGCGCCCGAGGTAGTCGAGGCCCTGGGCCAGGCGCTGCCGGGCTGGCCCCTCGCCATCGCGCGTGCCCGGGGCCTGGCCCCGGCGATACGCCTGCGGCGCAGCCGCGGAGGCTATCTGCAGCGTTCGCCCCAGCTCCCTCGCGGTCTCGAGTTGCCGACGCCGGCCTCGGCGGTATGCAGCCTGATCGCCGACCTGGGCGGCGAGCGGTTCGAGCGCGCTACCGGGCTGCTCGGCCTGCACTGTGCCAGCGTCGAGGTGGGGGGCCGCCTGGTGCTATTTCCCGAGAGCCACCGCGCCGGCAAGAGCACCCTGGCGGTGGCTTTCGCGGTGGCCGGGTATCGGCTGTTCGGCGATGATGTGCTGGGCCTGACGCGGGAGGGGTGTGGCGTGGCGCTGGGCATCGCACCACGGCTGCGCCTGCCGCTGCCCGAGACGCTTGCCCCCGAACTGGCCGATTACGCCGAGGTCCATGCCGGCCCGGAGGATGCACGCTACCGTTTCGTGCTGCCGCCCGGCAATGCCCTGGCACGCCATGGCGAGCAGGGCCCGGTGGGGGCGCTGGTGCTGCTGGAGCGCGATGACCAGCGGCGTGCACCCGAGGTGGTCCGGCTCCTGCCGGGAGAGGGGCTGCTACAGCTGCTCGCCCAGAACTTCGCCCACCATGCCGCGCCCGAGACGCTGATGGCCCACCTGCTGCCGCTGATGGAGCGCGTGCCCTGCCTGCTGCTGCGTTATGCCGAGCCGCTGGCGGCGGCCCGCCATCTGGGTGCCGTTCTCGAGGCGGTCGAGGGCGAAGTTGGTGGGAACGAGGATGGTGGGAACGCGAAGAGCAAGGCGGGGCACGACGGGATCGGGGCGGTGTGCCATGCCGGCGCCCTGGCCAGGCGCGATGCCGTGCCGGTAAACGGCCCGTTCCCCGCGACGCGGCGTTGGATGGCCGCGCGCGAGGTGCGAGGCTATCCCCTCGGCCACGAGCTGTTCCTGATCCAGCCCGCCAGCGGGGTCATCCACCGCCTGAACCCCACCGGCGAGGCGGTTTGGCGGCTGCTGTGCCAGGAGCCGCTGACCGGGAGGGAGCTAGGGGAACTGCTGGGCGAGCACTTCGACGAGCCGCTGGCGTCGGTCACCGAGGATGTCTGTCGCCTGCTGGCGGGGCTTGCCGATGCCGGCCTGTTGACCGCTGCCGAATAG
- a CDS encoding lytic transglycosylase domain-containing protein — protein MRRSLAAMLASSLLAAGVAADDGDFLASLAADGRPLLVQPLPDTPHTLRTTLDETLSISRDPAEVWAARQWFTAMQPALSRHVKDPMLRSELLRRVYHEATLAGLPPELVLALIQVESAFQVEAVSSAGAVGLMQIMPFWIRELGLPADDLKDPWRNLRYGCTILAHYLAVERGDFTRALARYNGSLGKTWYPERVMRAWQRHWRPAEERLTVQR, from the coding sequence ATGCGCCGCTCACTTGCCGCCATGCTGGCAAGCAGCCTGCTGGCGGCGGGTGTAGCGGCCGATGATGGCGATTTCCTGGCATCCCTGGCGGCCGATGGTCGGCCGCTGCTGGTCCAGCCGCTGCCGGATACCCCGCATACGCTGCGCACCACCCTCGACGAGACGCTCTCCATCTCCCGTGACCCGGCCGAGGTGTGGGCCGCACGCCAGTGGTTTACCGCCATGCAGCCGGCGCTGTCGCGCCATGTGAAGGATCCAATGCTGCGCAGCGAGTTGCTGCGTCGTGTCTATCACGAGGCGACGCTGGCGGGGCTGCCTCCCGAGCTGGTACTGGCCCTGATCCAGGTGGAGAGTGCCTTCCAGGTCGAGGCGGTTTCTTCCGCCGGCGCGGTGGGACTGATGCAGATCATGCCATTCTGGATCCGCGAACTGGGCCTGCCCGCCGACGACCTCAAGGATCCGTGGCGAAACCTGCGCTATGGTTGCACGATACTCGCCCACTACCTGGCAGTGGAGCGCGGCGACTTCACCCGGGCCCTGGCCCGCTACAACGGCAGCCTGGGCAAGACCTGGTACCCGGAACGCGTGATGCGCGCCTGGCAACGCCACTGGCGCCCCGCCGAGGAGCGCCTGACGGTGCAGCGCTGA
- a CDS encoding proline--tRNA ligase, giving the protein MRATQMLIATLKETPADAEVISHQLMLRSGMIRRLTSGLYTWLPLGLKTLRKVERIVREEMDRAGAQEVLMPAVQPAELWQESGRWEQYGPELLRLKDRHDRDYCVGPTHEEVITDLVRKEISSYKQLPANFYQIQTKFRDEIRPRFGVMRSREFIMKDAYSFHVDEDSLKETYQAMYDAYVRIFTRLGLDFRPVIADNGAIGGTGSHEFHVLADSGEDDIVFSTGSDYAANMEKAEALPAPLGSDARRPAPGEALRLVDTPDAKTIATLVEQHGLPIEKTIKTLMVHAAEGGLIALLVRGDHELNEVKAENLPEVAAPLTMANEEEIRAVVGAGPGSLGPVNLAMPVIIDRSVALMSDFGAGANIDGKHYFGINWERDAALPKVADIRKVVEGDPSPDGQGMLAIKRGIEVGHVFQLGKKYSEAMNASVLGDEGRALHPWMGCYGIGVTRVVAAAIEQNHDAAGIIWPDAIAPFQLALVPMNAHKSQRVREESEKLYAELSAAGFEVLLDDRDLRPGAKFADHELMGLPHRLVVGDRGLDKGELEYKGRRDSEATMVPAGEILDFLRHKIQLG; this is encoded by the coding sequence ATGCGCGCTACCCAGATGCTGATCGCCACCCTCAAGGAAACCCCCGCCGATGCAGAAGTCATCAGCCACCAGCTGATGCTGCGTTCAGGCATGATCCGCCGCCTCACCTCCGGCCTCTACACCTGGCTGCCATTGGGGCTCAAGACCCTGCGCAAGGTCGAACGCATCGTGCGCGAGGAGATGGATCGGGCCGGCGCCCAGGAGGTGCTGATGCCGGCGGTCCAGCCCGCCGAACTGTGGCAGGAGTCCGGCCGCTGGGAGCAGTACGGCCCCGAGCTGCTGCGCCTCAAGGACCGCCACGATCGCGACTACTGCGTGGGCCCCACCCACGAGGAAGTGATCACCGACCTGGTCCGCAAGGAGATCTCCAGCTACAAGCAACTGCCGGCCAACTTCTACCAGATCCAGACCAAGTTCCGCGACGAGATCCGCCCGCGCTTCGGCGTGATGCGTTCCCGCGAGTTCATCATGAAGGACGCCTACTCCTTCCACGTCGACGAGGACTCCCTCAAGGAGACCTACCAGGCGATGTATGACGCCTACGTGCGGATCTTCACCCGCCTGGGGCTGGACTTCCGCCCGGTGATCGCCGACAACGGCGCCATCGGCGGCACCGGCTCCCACGAGTTCCACGTGCTGGCCGACTCCGGCGAGGACGACATCGTGTTCTCCACCGGGTCCGACTACGCGGCCAATATGGAGAAGGCCGAGGCGCTGCCGGCGCCGCTGGGCAGTGACGCTCGGCGCCCGGCGCCCGGCGAGGCACTGCGCCTGGTGGATACGCCTGACGCCAAGACCATCGCCACCCTGGTGGAGCAGCACGGCCTGCCCATCGAGAAGACCATCAAGACCCTGATGGTCCACGCCGCCGAGGGGGGCCTGATCGCCCTGCTGGTGCGTGGCGACCACGAGCTCAACGAGGTGAAGGCCGAGAACCTGCCCGAGGTGGCGGCCCCGCTGACCATGGCCAACGAGGAGGAGATTCGCGCCGTGGTGGGTGCCGGCCCCGGCTCCCTGGGCCCGGTCAACCTCGCGATGCCGGTCATCATCGATCGCAGCGTGGCCCTGATGAGCGACTTCGGCGCCGGTGCCAATATCGACGGCAAGCACTACTTCGGCATCAACTGGGAGCGCGATGCGGCGCTGCCCAAGGTGGCCGACATACGCAAGGTGGTCGAGGGCGACCCCTCACCGGACGGCCAGGGCATGCTCGCCATCAAGCGCGGCATCGAGGTGGGCCATGTCTTCCAGCTCGGCAAGAAGTACTCCGAGGCGATGAACGCCAGCGTGCTGGGCGACGAAGGTCGTGCCCTACACCCCTGGATGGGCTGCTATGGTATCGGGGTGACCCGCGTGGTGGCGGCGGCCATCGAGCAGAACCACGATGCCGCCGGCATCATCTGGCCGGACGCCATCGCGCCATTCCAACTGGCGCTGGTGCCAATGAATGCCCACAAGTCGCAGCGTGTGCGCGAGGAGTCGGAGAAACTCTACGCCGAGCTGAGTGCCGCCGGTTTCGAGGTACTGCTGGACGACCGCGACCTGCGCCCCGGCGCGAAGTTCGCCGACCATGAGCTGATGGGCCTGCCCCATCGCCTGGTGGTCGGGGATCGCGGACTGGACAAGGGTGAACTGGAGTACAAGGGACGCCGTGACAGCGAAGCCACCATGGTGCCGGCCGGGGAGATCCTCGACTTCCTGCGCCACAAGATCCAGCTCGGCTAG